A single region of the Prevotella sp. HUN102 genome encodes:
- the rsmH gene encoding 16S rRNA (cytosine(1402)-N(4))-methyltransferase RsmH, producing the protein MIKTAETYHVPVLLKESIDGLNINPEGIYIDVTFGGGGHSREILSRLSNKGHLFSFDQDADAEQNIKTIGSGDAMPENFTFVRSNFRYIKNWMRYHGIEQIDGILGDLGVSSHHFDDEERGFSFRFDAPLDMRMNKRAGKTAADILQEYDEEMLADLFYLYGELKNSRKIASAIVNSRKQKKIETTKDFQAVVEPFFKREREKKEMAKLFQALRIEVNHEMDALKEMLLGATELLKPEGRLSVITYHSLEDRIVKNIMKTGNIEGKLKQDFFGRIESPYRLVNNKVIVPSKEEQEENPRSRSAKLRIAERKTDD; encoded by the coding sequence ATGATTAAAACGGCTGAAACATATCACGTTCCCGTCCTTTTGAAAGAAAGTATTGACGGTCTGAACATCAACCCCGAAGGAATTTACATCGATGTAACCTTCGGAGGTGGCGGTCATAGCCGTGAGATTCTTTCCCGTCTCAGCAACAAGGGACATCTTTTCAGCTTCGATCAGGATGCCGACGCGGAACAGAACATCAAGACCATCGGCAGCGGAGATGCGATGCCGGAGAACTTCACTTTCGTCCGTTCCAATTTCCGATACATCAAAAACTGGATGCGCTATCACGGCATTGAGCAGATAGACGGCATTCTCGGCGACCTCGGCGTGAGCAGCCATCACTTCGATGACGAAGAGCGGGGGTTTTCCTTCCGTTTCGATGCGCCACTGGATATGAGAATGAACAAGCGTGCAGGCAAAACGGCAGCCGACATTCTGCAGGAATACGATGAAGAAATGCTTGCCGACCTTTTCTACCTGTACGGAGAACTCAAAAATTCAAGGAAGATTGCATCTGCCATTGTCAATAGCAGAAAGCAGAAGAAAATAGAAACAACAAAAGATTTTCAAGCCGTCGTTGAGCCTTTCTTCAAGCGGGAAAGGGAGAAAAAAGAAATGGCAAAACTCTTTCAGGCACTCCGCATAGAGGTAAACCACGAGATGGATGCCCTGAAGGAAATGCTCCTCGGAGCCACAGAGCTGTTGAAACCGGAAGGAAGACTGTCTGTCATAACCTATCACTCGCTTGAAGACAGAATAGTCAAGAACATAATGAAGACCGGCAACATAGAGGGAAAACTGAAACAAGACTTTTTCGGACGGATTGAATCGCCATACAGATTGGTAAACAACAAGGTTATCGTCCCGAGTAAGGAAGAACAGGAGGAGAATCCAAGAAGCCGAAGTGCAAAACTAAGAATAGCAGAGCGAAAGACAGATGATTGA
- a CDS encoding FtsL-like putative cell division protein, which produces MIDKKQDYIDEEIAEAKLAADSEVVVEAEVIEEPRPSVVIAEPVSIELTVDRPKKKEESTSGPEQREDEEDSSVRKKEEKLREKEEKERLEREEREAEDKAIRDAIAAQAIEDEQPMSSTFTLKKILAGDLLSTNLLKNNIWLILLASFFIIVYISNRYGIQKNLIEIDKLNNELKDAKYRALSSNSQLTEKSRESHVLEQLKTRKDSVLKMSPRPPYIINVPGE; this is translated from the coding sequence ATGATTGACAAGAAACAGGACTATATCGACGAGGAGATTGCTGAAGCCAAACTTGCGGCTGATTCCGAGGTCGTTGTGGAAGCTGAGGTTATAGAAGAGCCTCGGCCATCTGTCGTTATCGCCGAGCCTGTGAGTATTGAGCTCACGGTAGACCGTCCCAAGAAAAAAGAAGAGAGCACTTCCGGTCCTGAACAAAGAGAAGACGAAGAAGACAGCAGCGTTCGGAAAAAGGAGGAAAAGCTGAGGGAAAAGGAAGAGAAAGAAAGGCTTGAAAGGGAAGAGAGAGAGGCTGAAGACAAAGCCATAAGGGATGCCATCGCAGCGCAAGCCATAGAAGACGAACAACCGATGTCGTCCACCTTCACGCTGAAGAAGATTCTTGCCGGCGACCTTCTTTCAACCAACCTCTTGAAAAATAACATTTGGCTGATTCTGCTCGCATCCTTTTTCATCATCGTCTACATTTCCAACAGATACGGAATACAAAAAAACCTCATTGAGATAGACAAGCTCAACAATGAACTGAAGGATGCTAAGTACAGAGCACTGTCGAGCAACAGTCAGCTCACGGAGAAATCCCGCGAAAGCCACGTGCTCGAACAACTGAAAACAAGGAAAGACAGCGTTTTGAAAATGTCCCCGCGTCCACCTTATATAATAAATGTCCCAGGAGAGTAA
- a CDS encoding penicillin-binding protein: protein MRKFNNQKSLPRYKGIAFIMTFIAIAVIGKAAYTMTAKKDYWMDVASRLKRDSVPITPARGNILSADGQLMASSLPEFKIYMDFHALTEAKNDTAFRDSIDLICKGLNELFPEKSPSQFKSELLTGLKNKKRHLPIVNSRIDYNTFIEVQKLPVLHLSKYQSGFHWDEFNARRRPFGSLAQRTVGDLYGAKDVARCGLELTFDKELRGINGMKRRQKVRNKFLDITEVPPIDGADIITTIDVGIQDLAERALLDELKEINGNVGVAIVMEVATGDIKAIVNLDKCADGEYREIKNHAVSDLLEPGSVFKTASIMVALDDGVVDTMKTIETAGGVWNMYGRDMKDHNWRRGGYGTLTLPWTLKYSSNIGVSRIIDMNYHDEPEKFVQGIYDLGLADDLNIPIVGYSPAKIRMPKKNKKNQYINWSATALSWMSIGYETQVPPISTLTFYNAIANGGKMMKPRFVKQIIKDNEVLADYAPVVMRPQIAKESTIVQMQRILTEVVSEGLGKKAGSDKFSVAGKTGTAQMSKGAAGYTSGVTNYLLSFAGFFPADKPRYSCIVCIQKSGLPASGGGMSGVVFHNIAEGIMAQSLKLSVNDAKDETSHFIPQAKTGNLLASDYVLNFLGFNVKNGWNGAYPFGSPVWGTVAANNSSLILQKKQEDNEKVVPDVHGMGARDAVYLMESRGIKVKMTGRGKVIRQSIGAGEAIKSNMICTLTFG, encoded by the coding sequence ATGAGAAAATTCAACAATCAGAAAAGTTTGCCTCGCTACAAGGGTATTGCGTTCATTATGACTTTCATTGCCATTGCAGTGATTGGCAAGGCCGCATACACTATGACGGCAAAGAAGGATTATTGGATGGACGTCGCTTCCCGACTCAAGAGGGACAGCGTGCCTATCACGCCTGCCCGTGGAAACATTCTAAGTGCCGACGGGCAACTGATGGCAAGTTCTCTGCCGGAGTTCAAAATCTATATGGACTTCCACGCATTGACCGAGGCAAAGAACGATACGGCTTTCAGAGACAGTATCGACTTGATATGCAAAGGGCTGAATGAGCTTTTCCCGGAAAAAAGTCCCAGTCAATTCAAATCAGAACTGCTTACGGGATTGAAGAACAAGAAGAGGCATCTCCCCATCGTCAATTCACGAATAGACTATAATACATTCATAGAAGTACAGAAACTTCCTGTATTGCATCTGTCGAAATACCAGAGTGGATTCCACTGGGATGAGTTCAATGCGCGCCGCCGTCCGTTCGGGTCGCTCGCACAGCGAACCGTGGGCGACCTCTATGGCGCAAAGGACGTGGCAAGATGCGGACTTGAACTGACGTTCGACAAGGAACTGCGTGGCATCAACGGTATGAAAAGACGCCAGAAGGTGCGCAATAAATTCCTCGACATAACCGAAGTGCCGCCCATCGACGGGGCAGATATCATCACAACAATCGACGTTGGCATTCAGGACTTGGCAGAACGCGCCCTGCTCGATGAATTGAAAGAAATCAACGGCAACGTAGGTGTAGCTATCGTGATGGAAGTTGCAACCGGAGATATCAAGGCAATCGTGAATCTCGACAAGTGTGCCGATGGAGAATATCGCGAAATCAAGAACCACGCAGTGAGCGATTTGCTCGAACCGGGGTCTGTTTTCAAGACTGCTTCCATTATGGTTGCACTCGACGACGGTGTGGTAGACACGATGAAAACGATAGAAACGGCAGGTGGCGTGTGGAATATGTATGGCCGTGATATGAAGGACCACAACTGGCGGCGTGGCGGGTATGGCACATTGACGCTTCCTTGGACCTTGAAGTACAGTTCCAACATCGGTGTCAGCCGTATCATTGATATGAACTATCACGACGAACCCGAGAAATTCGTGCAGGGAATTTACGATCTCGGTCTTGCAGACGACCTCAATATCCCTATTGTCGGCTATTCTCCGGCTAAAATCCGTATGCCAAAGAAGAATAAAAAGAACCAGTATATCAACTGGAGTGCCACGGCATTATCGTGGATGAGCATCGGGTATGAAACTCAGGTTCCGCCGATTTCAACGCTTACATTCTACAATGCAATCGCCAACGGCGGCAAGATGATGAAGCCGCGGTTCGTCAAGCAGATTATAAAGGACAACGAAGTATTGGCAGATTACGCACCGGTAGTGATGCGTCCGCAGATAGCAAAAGAAAGTACCATCGTACAGATGCAGCGAATCCTTACCGAAGTAGTGTCGGAAGGACTCGGAAAGAAAGCCGGTTCAGACAAGTTCTCGGTAGCCGGCAAGACGGGTACTGCGCAGATGTCAAAGGGCGCAGCAGGCTATACGTCCGGAGTAACCAACTATCTGTTGAGTTTTGCAGGTTTCTTCCCTGCCGACAAGCCACGTTACAGTTGCATCGTCTGCATTCAGAAGTCCGGACTGCCTGCTTCGGGAGGTGGAATGAGCGGTGTTGTCTTCCACAATATCGCAGAAGGAATTATGGCGCAAAGTCTGAAACTGAGCGTTAATGATGCAAAGGACGAAACTTCTCATTTCATTCCACAGGCAAAGACTGGTAATCTGCTCGCATCGGACTACGTTTTGAATTTCCTCGGCTTCAACGTTAAAAATGGATGGAACGGTGCCTATCCGTTCGGAAGCCCCGTATGGGGAACCGTTGCAGCAAACAATTCTTCCCTCATATTGCAGAAGAAACAGGAAGACAACGAAAAAGTAGTACCGGATGTTCACGGTATGGGTGCCCGAGACGCTGTCTATCTGATGGAAAGCAGAGGAATCAAAGTGAAGATGACCGGCCGCGGCAAAGTAATTCGACAATCCATCGGCGCAGGCGAAGCTATCAAAAGCAATATGATCTGCACGCTTACCTTCGGATAA
- a CDS encoding UDP-N-acetylmuramoyl-L-alanyl-D-glutamate--2,6-diaminopimelate ligase, whose translation MKISELLKNVKPLNVVGNDNADITGINIDSRKIEKGHLFVAIKGTQTDGHRFIPKAIELGATAILLEDMPEETAENITYIQVKSTEEEVGKVATLFYGNPSHKLKLVGITGTNGKTTIATLLYNMFRKFGHKVGLLSTVCNYIDDKAVPASHTTPDPIELNQLLSRMVEEGCEYAFMECSSHAIQQRRIGGLKFSGGAFTNLTRDHLDYHKTFENYRNAKKMFFDELPKDAFAITNADDKNGMVMVQNCKAEIKTYSTKRMADFRARILECHFEGMYLEVDGKEVGVQFIGKFNVSNLLAVYGTAMMLGKQSEDILLALSTLKSVNGRLEPINSPEGYTAVVDYAHTPDALENVLIAIHDVLEGKEGKVITVCGAGGNRDKGKRPLMAQEAVKQSDKVILTSDNPRDEDPQAIIDDMMEGLEAPQKKKVLTIVDRKEAIRTACMLVEKGDVILVAGKGHEDYQEIKGVKHHFDDHEVIKEIFGIQ comes from the coding sequence ATGAAAATAAGTGAATTGCTCAAGAATGTCAAGCCGCTTAACGTAGTAGGCAATGACAATGCAGATATTACCGGCATCAACATTGACAGCCGTAAGATCGAAAAGGGACATCTCTTTGTAGCCATCAAGGGGACACAAACCGATGGCCACCGCTTCATTCCCAAGGCTATTGAGCTTGGCGCAACAGCCATTCTTTTGGAAGATATGCCGGAAGAAACAGCAGAAAACATCACTTACATTCAGGTAAAATCTACTGAAGAAGAGGTAGGTAAAGTCGCAACGCTTTTCTATGGCAATCCTTCACACAAGTTAAAGCTCGTTGGTATCACGGGAACTAACGGCAAGACCACCATTGCAACATTGCTGTATAATATGTTCCGCAAGTTCGGACATAAGGTAGGTTTGCTTTCAACCGTCTGCAATTACATTGACGACAAAGCCGTACCTGCCTCCCATACTACGCCAGACCCTATCGAATTGAACCAACTTCTCAGCCGAATGGTCGAAGAAGGCTGCGAATATGCCTTTATGGAATGTTCCAGTCACGCTATTCAGCAACGCCGCATTGGCGGCTTGAAGTTCTCAGGTGGCGCATTTACCAATCTTACCCGCGACCATCTGGACTATCACAAGACGTTCGAGAATTACAGAAATGCGAAGAAGATGTTCTTCGATGAGTTGCCGAAGGATGCGTTTGCAATTACGAATGCCGACGACAAGAACGGTATGGTAATGGTACAGAACTGCAAAGCCGAAATAAAGACCTATTCAACGAAGCGTATGGCAGACTTCCGTGCCCGCATTCTGGAGTGCCATTTCGAGGGAATGTACCTTGAAGTAGACGGCAAGGAAGTCGGCGTACAGTTCATTGGCAAGTTCAACGTGAGCAACCTGCTCGCCGTTTACGGCACAGCGATGATGCTTGGCAAGCAATCGGAAGACATTCTGCTCGCACTCAGCACGCTGAAAAGCGTCAATGGCCGTTTAGAGCCCATCAATTCGCCCGAAGGCTATACGGCGGTTGTTGATTATGCACACACACCTGACGCATTGGAGAATGTGCTCATTGCCATCCACGACGTACTGGAAGGCAAGGAAGGCAAGGTAATCACGGTTTGCGGCGCAGGTGGAAACCGCGACAAGGGAAAGCGACCATTGATGGCACAGGAGGCAGTAAAGCAAAGCGACAAGGTTATCCTTACGAGCGACAACCCCCGAGATGAAGACCCACAGGCCATCATCGACGATATGATGGAAGGACTTGAAGCCCCTCAGAAGAAAAAAGTGCTTACCATCGTGGACCGAAAGGAGGCTATCCGCACTGCGTGTATGCTTGTGGAAAAAGGCGATGTAATCCTCGTTGCCGGTAAGGGACACGAAGATTATCAGGAAATCAAGGGTGTAAAGCACCATTTTGACGACCACGAAGTAATCAAAGAAATATTCGGTATTCAGTAA
- a CDS encoding glycerol acyltransferase yields the protein MEKTIDIDKILANKMGAKAKLVPGFAVNWLKKIVHEDEVNKFLWESRALSGTEWLTECVKYLDMTLQIDGLENLPDKNDGKLYTFVSNHPLGGQDGVALGSIIGQHYDGKFRYLVNDLLLNLPGLKPVSIGINKTGKQSRDFPRMVEAGFSSDNHMLMFPAGLNSRKIDGKIHDLPWTKTFITKSVEYKRDVVPIFFSGQNSERFYKIAHFSDKYVKKINIAMLFLVDEMYRNVGKTFRVAFGKPIPWQTFDKSKTPMEWAKFVEEKVYEL from the coding sequence ATGGAGAAAACCATTGACATCGACAAGATTCTTGCGAATAAGATGGGTGCGAAAGCCAAACTCGTACCGGGGTTTGCAGTTAATTGGCTCAAGAAGATTGTACACGAAGACGAGGTGAACAAGTTTCTTTGGGAAAGCCGGGCTTTGTCTGGAACAGAGTGGCTTACCGAATGCGTGAAGTATCTTGATATGACTTTGCAGATTGACGGTTTGGAAAATCTGCCCGATAAGAACGACGGAAAACTTTATACTTTCGTTTCCAATCATCCACTTGGTGGACAGGATGGTGTAGCCCTTGGCTCAATCATCGGTCAGCATTACGACGGAAAGTTCCGTTATCTCGTGAACGACCTTCTCTTGAATCTGCCCGGATTGAAACCGGTAAGTATCGGGATTAATAAAACAGGAAAACAGAGTCGTGATTTCCCCAGAATGGTCGAGGCCGGATTCAGCAGCGACAATCACATGCTGATGTTCCCTGCCGGGTTGAACAGCAGAAAGATTGACGGCAAGATTCACGATTTGCCTTGGACAAAGACTTTCATCACAAAGAGCGTGGAGTACAAACGCGATGTGGTGCCAATCTTTTTCAGTGGGCAGAACTCCGAACGCTTCTATAAGATTGCACATTTCAGCGATAAATACGTGAAGAAAATAAACATTGCGATGCTCTTTCTTGTCGATGAAATGTACAGAAACGTGGGGAAAACCTTCCGTGTGGCATTCGGAAAACCTATACCTTGGCAGACTTTCGACAAGAGTAAAACGCCGATGGAATGGGCGAAATTCGTGGAAGAGAAAGTCTATGAACTTTAG
- the mraZ gene encoding division/cell wall cluster transcriptional repressor MraZ — protein sequence MRFLGSTEAKTDAKGRAFLPAAFRKVLSSSGEESLIMRKDVYQPCLVLYPESVWNGMLDNLRSRLNRWNKRDQTVYRQFVSDVEAITLDGNGRFLIPKRYLEMANIDQQIKFIGMDDCIEIWNNDAQNAFMSPEDFSKALEELMGNDDAANNSKEESTPLL from the coding sequence ATGAGATTTTTAGGCAGTACAGAAGCTAAGACAGATGCAAAGGGGCGCGCCTTTTTGCCTGCTGCTTTTCGCAAGGTGTTGAGCTCATCGGGCGAAGAATCTCTCATTATGCGCAAAGATGTCTATCAGCCTTGCCTCGTTTTATACCCCGAATCTGTATGGAACGGAATGCTGGACAACCTCCGCAGCCGCCTGAACAGATGGAACAAGCGCGACCAGACTGTTTACCGCCAATTCGTTTCAGACGTCGAAGCCATCACGCTGGACGGAAACGGCCGTTTCCTCATCCCGAAACGCTACTTGGAAATGGCGAACATCGACCAGCAGATAAAGTTCATCGGAATGGACGACTGCATTGAAATCTGGAACAACGATGCTCAGAATGCCTTTATGAGTCCGGAAGATTTCAGCAAAGCACTGGAAGAACTGATGGGCAACGACGATGCCGCCAACAACTCAAAAGAAGAAAGCACTCCCCTGCTATGA
- a CDS encoding GNAT family N-acetyltransferase: MEEEIIQPVSKELLKSELTPERLLRVTNKSHNEIYVVSADEAPNVMDEIGRLREIAFRNAGGGTGKAKDIDEFDLMPGCCKQLIVWNPEAHEIIGGYRYIFGSDWKLDENGQPMLATSHMFHFSDKFMKEYAPYTVELGRSFVSLEYQNVRKSSKSIFALDNLWDGLGALTVINPECKYFFGKVTMYPSYIRRGRDMILHFLKMYFGDKDNLIIPIKPLKIDTPLSELEQLFNGNGFKEDYKILNKHIRDLGFNIPPLVNAYMNLSPTMKLFGTAINYGFGDVEETGILIAVDEIFEEKRIRHIESYVKENPEALNLTSGANKLIYPDAEAANRQ, encoded by the coding sequence ATGGAAGAAGAAATAATCCAACCTGTCAGTAAGGAACTTCTGAAAAGCGAACTTACACCGGAAAGGCTTCTGCGTGTAACGAACAAGAGCCACAACGAGATTTACGTTGTGTCTGCTGATGAAGCACCAAACGTAATGGATGAAATCGGGCGTCTCCGTGAGATAGCATTCAGGAATGCAGGTGGAGGAACGGGCAAGGCAAAAGATATTGATGAGTTTGATTTGATGCCCGGCTGTTGCAAGCAGCTCATCGTTTGGAATCCCGAAGCACACGAGATTATCGGGGGATACAGGTATATATTCGGTTCTGATTGGAAACTCGATGAAAACGGACAACCTATGCTTGCCACCAGCCACATGTTCCATTTCTCCGACAAATTTATGAAAGAGTATGCTCCCTACACCGTTGAGTTGGGGCGTTCTTTCGTGTCTTTGGAATATCAGAACGTCCGGAAGAGCTCAAAGAGCATCTTTGCACTCGATAATCTTTGGGACGGCTTGGGTGCTTTGACGGTTATCAATCCCGAATGCAAGTATTTCTTTGGAAAGGTTACGATGTATCCGTCGTATATCCGTCGTGGAAGGGATATGATTCTCCACTTCCTGAAGATGTATTTCGGCGACAAGGACAACCTGATTATCCCGATAAAACCATTGAAAATTGACACTCCTCTGTCTGAATTGGAACAACTCTTCAATGGTAATGGGTTCAAGGAAGACTACAAGATTCTCAATAAGCACATCAGGGATTTGGGTTTCAATATCCCGCCGTTGGTAAATGCCTATATGAATCTGTCTCCAACGATGAAGCTTTTCGGCACAGCCATTAATTATGGATTCGGCGATGTAGAGGAAACGGGCATCCTGATAGCCGTGGATGAAATCTTTGAGGAGAAAAGGATTCGCCATATCGAGAGCTATGTAAAGGAGAATCCAGAGGCGTTGAACCTTACAAGTGGTGCCAATAAGCTGATTTATCCTGACGCTGAAGCAGCAAATCGGCAATAA